A single genomic interval of Spirosoma taeanense harbors:
- a CDS encoding hydantoinase/oxoprolinase family protein: MRYKLGIDIGGTFTDLVLLNETTGELTFGKTLTTYDTPTDGIINGIDELLARVDLTPADIGTVVHGTTLLTNAVTERKGALTGLITTRGFEDVLEIGREYRYDIYDLQITMPEPLVPRNLRLGVTERVDFRGSVLTPLLDTDAIQAIDELVGQGCQAIAVCLLHSFMNPVHERALDDLIRQRHPAVYVSLSVDVMPEVREYERMSATVMNAYIQPLTDQYLSDLRDRLQTLGFAGSLQIMISSGRLTTLNGARKSPIQLLESGPAGGSMAGVFFGKLAGHTDIATFDMGGTTAKASLIINRTPQITNQFETARVRRFRKGSGLPVRIPVIDMIEIGAGGGGIAYVDGLGLLKVGPESAASEPGPACYGRGGIRPTVTDCDLVLGYLNENFFLGGTLKLDKEAARRAIDEHIAQPLNISVLEAAMGVHRIVNENMANATRVHILEKGHDPRQYTLLAFGGAGPVHAFEVARLLGLPEVMIPVGAGVTSALGFLVSPTASECVRSYISPVAELDWNRLNDLLAEMEEEGFLFLEQAGHKSNEATVSRVADMRYAGQGHEITVRIPNGVLSALSIAEIEQSFRKEYQLCFGRLIDDAVIESVTWRVAVSSPPVLFNPKQADVNKKYSIGDKDFSGLKGYRQVYFMGDSVPSSCPVYDRYQIRPNDCLSGPVLIEERESTVVVGHKAYVRMDEHRNLVISLRR; encoded by the coding sequence ATGCGTTATAAACTCGGCATCGACATTGGCGGAACGTTTACCGACCTCGTTTTGCTGAACGAAACGACGGGCGAACTGACCTTCGGCAAAACGCTGACGACCTACGATACCCCTACCGATGGTATCATCAACGGGATAGATGAATTGCTGGCTCGTGTTGACTTAACACCAGCGGATATTGGCACGGTTGTTCACGGAACAACACTCCTGACCAATGCAGTAACTGAACGGAAAGGTGCTCTGACCGGCCTGATTACGACCCGGGGCTTTGAGGACGTTCTGGAGATCGGCCGGGAGTATCGCTACGATATATACGATCTGCAAATTACCATGCCCGAGCCGCTGGTGCCGCGCAATCTGCGTCTTGGCGTAACGGAACGGGTTGATTTTCGGGGAAGTGTGTTAACGCCCTTACTCGACACCGACGCCATTCAGGCCATTGATGAACTGGTCGGTCAGGGATGTCAGGCCATCGCGGTCTGTCTGCTTCATTCGTTTATGAACCCCGTTCACGAACGGGCCCTGGACGATCTGATCCGGCAACGCCATCCGGCTGTTTACGTCAGCCTGTCGGTCGACGTAATGCCCGAAGTACGGGAGTACGAACGTATGTCGGCCACCGTCATGAACGCCTATATTCAACCGCTGACGGATCAGTACCTGAGTGATCTGCGCGATCGACTCCAAACGCTCGGTTTTGCCGGTAGTCTGCAGATTATGATTTCGAGCGGTCGGCTGACAACCCTCAACGGCGCCCGAAAATCGCCCATACAACTCCTGGAGTCTGGCCCGGCCGGGGGCTCGATGGCGGGTGTTTTTTTCGGTAAACTCGCTGGTCATACCGACATTGCTACCTTCGACATGGGCGGCACAACTGCTAAAGCGTCCCTGATTATCAATCGAACGCCACAGATCACCAATCAGTTTGAAACCGCCCGGGTTCGGCGGTTCCGGAAAGGGTCTGGCCTGCCGGTTCGGATTCCGGTCATCGACATGATTGAGATTGGGGCCGGGGGCGGAGGTATCGCTTACGTAGATGGGTTGGGGTTGCTTAAAGTGGGACCCGAAAGCGCAGCTTCTGAACCGGGACCGGCCTGCTACGGGCGCGGGGGCATCCGACCGACCGTAACGGACTGCGATCTGGTACTGGGGTATCTGAACGAAAACTTCTTTCTGGGCGGAACCCTCAAGCTGGATAAGGAAGCTGCCCGTCGGGCTATTGACGAACATATTGCCCAGCCGCTGAACATCAGCGTCCTGGAGGCTGCCATGGGCGTTCATCGCATCGTTAACGAGAACATGGCCAACGCAACCCGCGTGCATATTCTCGAAAAAGGCCATGACCCCCGCCAATATACGTTACTGGCGTTTGGTGGGGCAGGACCCGTTCATGCGTTCGAAGTAGCCCGTCTGCTCGGATTGCCCGAAGTAATGATTCCAGTAGGGGCGGGGGTAACTTCGGCGCTGGGCTTTCTGGTTTCGCCAACGGCTTCAGAATGTGTTCGCAGCTATATCAGTCCGGTTGCGGAGCTGGACTGGAACCGGCTCAACGATCTGCTGGCCGAAATGGAAGAAGAAGGATTTCTCTTTCTGGAACAGGCCGGTCACAAATCCAATGAGGCTACGGTTAGCCGCGTGGCCGATATGCGTTACGCGGGCCAGGGGCATGAGATTACGGTGCGCATTCCAAACGGCGTTTTATCTGCGTTGTCTATTGCCGAGATCGAACAAAGCTTTCGGAAAGAATACCAGCTTTGCTTCGGCCGTCTGATCGATGATGCCGTGATTGAGTCCGTAACCTGGCGCGTGGCCGTAAGCAGTCCACCGGTATTGTTCAATCCGAAACAGGCCGATGTCAATAAGAAATACAGCATCGGCGATAAGGATTTTTCGGGCCTGAAAGGATACCGGCAGGTTTATTTCATGGGCGACAGCGTGCCGTCGTCCTGCCCGGTCTATGACCGGTATCAGATTCGACCGAACGATTGCCTGTCGGGGCCGGTGCTGATCGAAGAGCGGGAATCAACGGTCGTGGTGGGGCATAAAGCTTACGTTCGCATGGACGAACACCGGAACCTGGTAATCAGTTTACGCCGATGA
- a CDS encoding HpcH/HpaI aldolase family protein: MKENLVKTRLRNNQPVLGVLSNSADPTVAELCGFSGLDFYMIDGEHSPVTTAQVQDIVRACEVSGITPLARVRSSDPKLILQFLDAGVMGIMLPGVKTAAEVESFVQAVRYPPQGNRGFAPVRSVEYLLGEMNQGDYVAFANEQILILPQIEDREAVDNLDELLTVEGIDGFVIGPRDLAMSMGYYDGPGHDEVRKTIGGVVERIRKAGLVVGTTAATGDQARALVDRGVLFCLNSFAGMLKWAASDFMKGRQ; the protein is encoded by the coding sequence ATGAAGGAAAACCTAGTTAAAACCCGACTCCGGAATAATCAGCCCGTCCTGGGTGTCCTCTCGAATAGTGCCGACCCGACCGTTGCTGAACTGTGCGGCTTTTCGGGGCTGGATTTCTATATGATTGATGGTGAACATAGCCCCGTGACGACTGCGCAGGTGCAGGATATTGTGCGGGCCTGTGAAGTAAGCGGCATTACGCCCCTGGCCCGCGTTCGCAGCAGCGACCCAAAACTGATTCTGCAGTTTCTGGATGCGGGTGTAATGGGGATCATGCTGCCGGGCGTTAAGACAGCGGCCGAGGTAGAATCGTTCGTTCAGGCAGTTCGGTATCCACCGCAGGGAAATCGGGGATTTGCACCGGTGCGTTCGGTGGAGTACCTGCTGGGCGAGATGAATCAGGGCGATTACGTAGCGTTTGCCAACGAACAGATTCTGATTTTGCCGCAGATTGAAGACCGGGAAGCCGTTGATAATCTCGATGAACTGCTCACTGTGGAGGGTATTGACGGGTTCGTGATCGGGCCGCGCGATCTGGCCATGAGTATGGGCTATTATGACGGCCCTGGCCACGATGAGGTCAGGAAAACCATTGGGGGCGTGGTCGAAAGAATCCGCAAAGCCGGATTGGTGGTTGGCACCACAGCGGCTACCGGTGATCAGGCCAGGGCTCTGGTGGACCGGGGCGTTTTATTCTGCCTCAACTCATTCGCGGGTATGCTCAAGTGGGCAGCCAGTGATTTTATGAAAGGCAGACAATAA
- a CDS encoding bifunctional nuclease family protein, translating into MDKIKLEILGLSPSQSQSGSFALVLGEEYGNRRLPIIIGMFEAQAIAIEIEKIVPNRPMTHDLFKQFAEQFKFTVREIMISDLREGIFFAKIVCFDGVRETVIDARPSDAIAIGIRFDVPIYTNESILSEAGITASGSDEDEEQEELVRSSSRSSTRSFGDQLKNASSEELQRMLEEALGNEEYERAAKIRDEMSKRN; encoded by the coding sequence GTGGATAAGATTAAGCTGGAAATATTAGGACTTTCACCAAGCCAGTCGCAATCGGGTTCGTTTGCGCTGGTTCTGGGCGAAGAGTATGGCAACCGGCGGTTGCCGATTATCATTGGCATGTTCGAAGCGCAGGCCATTGCTATTGAAATTGAGAAGATTGTGCCGAACCGGCCCATGACCCATGATCTGTTCAAGCAGTTTGCGGAGCAGTTCAAGTTTACGGTCCGCGAGATCATGATCTCTGATCTGCGCGAAGGCATTTTCTTCGCCAAAATCGTGTGCTTCGACGGCGTTCGCGAAACGGTCATTGACGCGCGCCCGTCCGATGCAATTGCTATCGGTATTCGCTTCGATGTGCCGATTTATACGAATGAATCTATTCTGTCGGAAGCCGGGATTACGGCCAGCGGCAGTGATGAAGACGAAGAGCAGGAAGAACTGGTTCGTTCGTCAAGCCGTTCGTCAACCCGCTCGTTTGGCGATCAGCTCAAAAATGCCTCGTCAGAAGAGTTGCAGCGGATGCTGGAAGAAGCCCTCGGCAATGAAGAATATGAGCGGGCCGCTAAAATCCGTGACGAAATGAGCAAGCGGAATTAA
- a CDS encoding hydantoinase B/oxoprolinase family protein produces the protein MEEPIPPQPYDAITFSILWARLLALVDEAGATLQRTSFSTVSRESNDFAVVLMDAQGNSMAQSTTSIPSFLVVLPMLTKALLAEYFPADTWREGDVVITNDPWLCAGNKPDIGLVSPIFRKQTDRGGTKLVGFIGCIAHSPDMGGVLWGAGARDFYEEGLLIPPTKLYDAGKPNELLFSLISANVRAAQQTLGDIRAQVAANEQGIRSLMRMMDENQLDNLENLAVQLISTSERAMRDAIRKAPDGHYQYDYKADGDGLAEPVHIRCTVSIDGDVISVDYDGTSGVHSLAINAVLNYTYAYTAYAIKCVFSPEVPSNEGAFRPIRVTAPQGSILNARRPAPLGGRNMTGNLLHAPVFGALAQAVPELVQADCGSACWCIVLNGPKDYPVSRADQPKSRLTENRKDEFVEYVFLNGGYGARPTMDGINTLSFPTNVANVPIEVLERKAPIIVTEKSLRPGTGGAGKYRGGLGQTFSFRLVGQEPINISLLTEKLNTVAHGMLGGQNGQGGELLITPERFLPPKGIAKLYPGDEITVKLPGGGGYGPVSERVPAAIEKDQRLGYC, from the coding sequence ATGGAAGAACCAATACCTCCACAACCCTACGACGCCATTACGTTCTCTATTCTGTGGGCCCGGCTGCTGGCGCTCGTCGACGAGGCCGGTGCAACCCTGCAACGTACTTCATTTTCGACCGTCAGTCGCGAGTCAAACGATTTTGCGGTCGTGCTGATGGACGCTCAGGGTAATTCAATGGCTCAGTCGACAACCAGTATTCCGTCGTTTCTGGTCGTTCTGCCCATGCTGACGAAGGCGTTGCTGGCTGAATATTTTCCGGCTGATACCTGGCGCGAGGGCGACGTAGTGATTACGAACGATCCCTGGCTGTGCGCGGGCAACAAACCCGATATTGGTCTGGTATCGCCTATTTTTCGGAAACAGACCGACCGCGGCGGAACAAAGCTGGTTGGATTTATTGGCTGTATTGCCCACTCGCCCGATATGGGTGGTGTGCTCTGGGGAGCTGGCGCGCGCGATTTTTATGAAGAGGGGCTGCTGATTCCGCCCACAAAACTGTACGATGCCGGTAAGCCGAATGAACTCCTGTTTTCGCTCATCAGCGCCAATGTCCGGGCCGCCCAGCAGACCCTCGGCGACATTCGGGCTCAGGTCGCTGCCAATGAGCAGGGCATCCGTTCGCTGATGCGCATGATGGACGAGAATCAGTTGGACAATCTGGAGAACCTGGCCGTGCAACTCATCAGCACCTCCGAGCGGGCCATGCGCGATGCTATTCGGAAGGCGCCCGACGGCCACTATCAGTATGATTACAAAGCCGATGGCGATGGTCTGGCCGAGCCGGTTCATATTCGCTGTACCGTCAGCATTGACGGCGACGTCATCAGCGTAGATTATGATGGTACGTCGGGTGTTCATTCGCTGGCAATCAATGCCGTTCTGAATTATACGTATGCCTATACGGCTTACGCAATCAAGTGTGTATTCAGTCCCGAAGTCCCCAGTAACGAGGGTGCCTTCCGGCCTATTCGGGTTACGGCTCCCCAGGGATCGATTCTGAATGCCCGGCGCCCCGCGCCATTGGGGGGACGTAATATGACCGGCAATCTGCTCCATGCGCCCGTTTTCGGTGCCTTAGCACAGGCTGTGCCGGAACTGGTCCAGGCCGATTGCGGCTCCGCCTGCTGGTGCATCGTATTGAATGGTCCGAAGGACTACCCTGTCAGCAGGGCTGATCAGCCGAAATCCAGGCTGACCGAAAACCGCAAAGACGAGTTTGTTGAGTATGTGTTTTTGAACGGCGGTTACGGAGCGCGGCCTACGATGGATGGCATTAACACCCTGAGTTTTCCGACGAATGTTGCCAACGTACCGATTGAGGTACTGGAGCGAAAAGCACCGATTATTGTAACCGAAAAATCGCTGCGTCCCGGTACAGGTGGGGCGGGGAAATATCGGGGAGGATTAGGCCAGACTTTTAGCTTTCGCCTGGTTGGTCAGGAGCCGATTAACATCTCTCTGCTGACCGAAAAGCTTAACACCGTTGCCCACGGGATGCTCGGCGGCCAAAATGGGCAGGGAGGGGAATTGCTGATTACACCAGAGCGGTTTCTACCACCTAAAGGCATTGCAAAACTATATCCCGGCGATGAAATTACCGTAAAATTACCCGGTGGTGGCGGCTATGGGCCTGTTTCGGAGCGGGTCCCGGCGGCTATCGAAAAGGATCAACGGTTAGGCTACTGTTGA
- a CDS encoding histone deacetylase family protein, producing the protein MLQIAFSPVYRLRLPEGHRFPMLKYELIHEQLLYEGTCTEANFFAPAPVSDQFVLGVHTPDYVHQIKTLTVPPAMVRRIGFPLTHELIEREWIITQGTIDCTQKSRRDGVAMNVAGGTHHAYPDRGEGFCMLNDVGVAAYYLLETGQARNILVIDLDVHQGNGTAVMFQREPRVFTFSMHGRDNYPLRKERSDLDVELPSGTDDEAYLNRLYDTLPALIQRQQPDFLFYISGVDILASDRLGKLGVSREGCKQRDQFVFEQAFRNNLPITVSMGGGYSPRLTDIVEAHCNTFRVANALFFD; encoded by the coding sequence ATGCTCCAGATTGCGTTTTCGCCGGTCTACCGGCTTCGCCTGCCCGAGGGCCATCGGTTTCCGATGCTCAAATACGAACTGATTCATGAACAGCTTTTGTATGAAGGAACCTGTACCGAGGCCAATTTTTTTGCACCAGCGCCCGTCAGCGATCAGTTTGTACTGGGCGTTCACACACCCGACTATGTGCATCAGATCAAAACGCTCACGGTGCCTCCGGCCATGGTTCGCCGAATTGGTTTTCCGCTCACGCATGAGCTTATTGAGCGGGAATGGATCATTACGCAGGGAACCATCGACTGTACGCAGAAATCCCGGCGCGACGGGGTAGCCATGAACGTAGCGGGCGGCACGCATCACGCTTATCCGGACCGGGGGGAAGGTTTCTGCATGCTGAATGACGTCGGCGTAGCGGCCTACTACCTGCTCGAAACGGGTCAGGCCCGGAACATTCTGGTAATTGATTTAGACGTGCACCAGGGCAACGGTACGGCGGTCATGTTTCAGCGGGAACCGCGCGTTTTTACGTTCAGTATGCACGGCCGGGACAATTATCCGCTCCGGAAAGAGCGGTCCGACCTGGATGTGGAACTGCCCAGCGGTACTGACGATGAAGCGTATCTGAACCGACTATACGACACGTTACCCGCGCTGATTCAGCGTCAGCAGCCCGACTTCCTGTTCTATATATCCGGTGTTGATATTCTGGCGTCGGATCGCCTTGGCAAGCTGGGCGTCAGCCGTGAGGGCTGCAAACAACGGGATCAGTTCGTCTTTGAGCAGGCGTTCCGGAATAATCTGCCGATTACGGTCTCGATGGGGGGCGGCTACTCACCCCGCCTGACCGACATCGTGGAGGCTCACTGCAACACATTTCGGGTGGCAAACGCCCTGTTTTTCGATTAA
- a CDS encoding YciE/YciF ferroxidase family protein: MKTMDEFMEHIIQDLYSAETQALETMPQLAQRVQNDQLRQAFQTHQRETEGHVKRLEQIAQQMGIEVEGETCMGMQGIIDEAQDTLAQLEDGQLADAAIIGAAQKMEHYEIAGYGTARTLAQQAGQTQIADLLEQTLNEEKATDEKLTHIATSSVNPKAAQS; encoded by the coding sequence ATGAAAACGATGGATGAGTTCATGGAGCACATCATTCAGGATCTGTACTCCGCCGAAACACAAGCGCTAGAAACCATGCCCCAGTTAGCGCAGCGCGTTCAGAACGATCAGCTACGTCAGGCGTTTCAGACGCACCAGCGCGAAACCGAAGGGCATGTGAAGCGGCTGGAACAAATCGCGCAGCAGATGGGCATCGAAGTGGAAGGCGAAACCTGTATGGGTATGCAGGGAATTATCGATGAAGCACAGGATACGCTGGCTCAACTGGAGGATGGCCAGCTGGCCGATGCTGCCATCATTGGCGCTGCGCAGAAGATGGAACACTATGAAATTGCGGGCTATGGCACCGCCCGTACGCTGGCGCAGCAGGCCGGTCAGACTCAGATCGCCGATCTGCTGGAGCAAACGCTGAACGAAGAAAAGGCAACGGACGAGAAACTAACTCATATTGCGACCAGTTCGGTCAACCCCAAGGCGGCTCAATCCTGA
- a CDS encoding GNAT family N-acetyltransferase: MTDAASITIQAIGPAQAAQLSTLCYRIYPQHFLYLWFDAGVWYQQYSYNEAKLKQELEDPNVRYFFALQNGEPVGYLKIKLDSNLNDAPDGLEVERIYFLKEAAGQGLGTQLIEHAFFIARQLGKHYVWLHVMDSSHDSIAFYRKRGFGPVGETWLPFEQMKPEFRRMWQMKKLL; this comes from the coding sequence ATGACCGACGCTGCTTCAATCACTATTCAGGCAATTGGGCCGGCCCAGGCCGCCCAACTGTCAACCCTATGCTACCGGATTTATCCGCAGCATTTTCTTTATCTGTGGTTCGACGCGGGTGTCTGGTACCAGCAGTATTCCTATAATGAAGCGAAGCTGAAACAGGAACTCGAAGACCCAAATGTTCGCTATTTTTTTGCGTTGCAGAATGGGGAGCCTGTTGGGTATCTGAAGATTAAACTCGACAGTAACCTGAACGACGCGCCGGATGGACTGGAAGTTGAGCGCATCTATTTTCTGAAAGAAGCAGCCGGGCAGGGGCTGGGTACGCAGCTCATCGAGCATGCTTTCTTTATCGCCCGGCAGCTTGGCAAACACTACGTCTGGCTGCACGTTATGGACAGCAGCCACGACTCCATCGCTTTTTACCGAAAGCGGGGCTTTGGGCCGGTTGGCGAAACCTGGTTGCCGTTCGAGCAGATGAAACCGGAGTTCCGACGCATGTGGCAGATGAAAAAGCTACTCTAA
- a CDS encoding transglutaminase domain-containing protein codes for MPDRTGRDASAQDIPRPSKFVEIDYSTIDNYARNTPESETRNLRTLSEYLTSPARSDLAKARSVYAWITSHVRYDESIYSGQKYSSEVEYANRVLRNRRTVCTGFALLFKHLLNQAGVEVVNIKGFSRTNDSEAGQPIQRIDHEWNAVRLDGDWYLLDIAWAQTTAKNGQPNDFYFLTEPVAFAANHFPADSHWQLLDRTITKTQFDQFPKLYDAYFRLGFDADFPKTGLLRAGDQLTLTLQNDNDVELMCSIGRQGGTSATHIPVTVRRSGDSYQLVIPIQQRGASTLYVFAKPKGPRSERVKSYEGIASFTIVKG; via the coding sequence ATGCCGGACCGGACCGGCCGTGATGCGTCTGCTCAGGACATTCCGCGACCATCGAAGTTTGTCGAGATTGATTACAGCACCATTGACAACTACGCCCGCAACACCCCGGAGTCGGAAACCCGTAACCTCAGAACTTTGAGCGAATACCTGACCTCGCCCGCTCGCAGCGACCTGGCCAAAGCCCGTTCGGTTTATGCCTGGATCACGTCACACGTACGCTACGATGAATCCATTTACAGCGGCCAGAAGTATTCGTCGGAGGTTGAATATGCCAACCGGGTGCTGCGCAACCGCCGAACCGTCTGTACTGGTTTCGCACTGCTGTTTAAACACCTGCTGAATCAGGCCGGGGTTGAAGTGGTCAATATTAAGGGTTTTTCGCGCACAAATGACAGCGAAGCAGGGCAGCCTATCCAGCGAATTGACCACGAATGGAACGCTGTTCGGCTTGACGGCGATTGGTATCTGCTCGATATTGCCTGGGCGCAGACAACCGCCAAAAACGGCCAACCCAATGATTTCTATTTTTTGACCGAACCGGTAGCATTTGCCGCCAATCACTTTCCGGCTGATTCGCACTGGCAATTGCTTGACCGCACTATTACCAAAACGCAGTTTGACCAGTTTCCAAAGTTGTATGATGCGTATTTCCGACTGGGCTTCGACGCGGACTTTCCTAAAACGGGTTTACTCCGCGCTGGCGATCAGCTAACGCTAACCCTCCAGAACGACAACGATGTTGAACTGATGTGTTCCATCGGACGGCAGGGCGGCACCTCGGCGACTCATATTCCCGTTACGGTCCGGCGTTCGGGTGACTCCTACCAGCTTGTAATTCCTATTCAGCAGCGTGGAGCCTCGACGCTTTATGTCTTTGCTAAACCGAAAGGGCCCCGGTCCGAGCGGGTTAAGTCCTACGAAGGTATTGCCTCCTTCACAATTGTAAAGGGTTAG
- a CDS encoding PPC domain-containing DNA-binding protein, translated as MRSFLLLTLYFGFLAMSDLHSQPANPAPDPIGASMQTYSFRLRPGQDLKQQLDDLIRQQRIGAGVVLTCVGSLTDVTLRLANQEGPSVWHGHFEIVSLVGTLSANGSHLHLSVSDSTGRTLGGHLLAGCKVYTTAELVIGVMPDLTYTREPDSTFGYKELVVRKRKRK; from the coding sequence ATGCGAAGTTTTTTATTGCTGACCCTCTATTTTGGTTTTCTAGCTATGTCCGATCTTCATTCACAACCCGCTAACCCGGCCCCTGATCCTATCGGTGCGAGTATGCAGACGTATTCGTTTCGGCTGCGGCCCGGCCAGGATCTGAAACAACAGCTTGATGACCTCATCCGGCAGCAGCGTATAGGCGCCGGCGTCGTACTGACCTGCGTCGGAAGTCTGACGGACGTAACGCTTCGGCTGGCGAATCAGGAAGGTCCGAGTGTATGGCATGGTCATTTTGAAATTGTTTCGCTCGTTGGAACGCTATCTGCGAACGGCAGCCATTTGCACCTGTCTGTATCGGATTCAACTGGTCGGACGCTTGGTGGGCATCTACTGGCGGGCTGTAAAGTATATACGACGGCTGAACTGGTTATCGGCGTAATGCCCGATCTGACCTACACTCGGGAGCCCGATTCGACGTTTGGTTATAAGGAGTTGGTTGTACGGAAAAGAAAACGAAAATAA
- a CDS encoding glucose 1-dehydrogenase, translating to MKTAIITGGGQGIGRVTTQYLLTHGYRVAIWETDTDAIAELREAFKASTAQILFVSCDVSSEMNVRKATEQTISHFGQIDALINNAGIMIEKSIDKLTLDEWNRVIGTNLTGAFLCAKHLAPHLAGQQGSIINIGSTRAFQSEPDTFAYSASKGGLLALTHSLAVSLGPDIRVNCISPGWIDVSALRKKAKAKSDELRPEDHAQHPVGRVGQADDIARMILFLIAPENGFITGQNFTVDGGMTRKMIYV from the coding sequence ATGAAGACCGCAATCATCACCGGAGGAGGCCAGGGCATCGGACGGGTTACCACGCAGTATCTGCTCACGCATGGGTATCGAGTAGCTATCTGGGAAACTGATACCGACGCCATCGCCGAACTGCGCGAAGCTTTTAAAGCATCTACGGCACAGATTTTGTTTGTTTCCTGTGATGTATCGAGCGAGATGAATGTTCGCAAGGCCACGGAGCAAACGATTTCTCATTTTGGACAGATTGATGCGCTCATCAATAATGCGGGAATTATGATTGAAAAATCGATCGATAAACTCACGCTTGACGAGTGGAACCGGGTAATAGGCACTAACCTGACGGGCGCTTTTCTGTGCGCCAAGCACCTTGCTCCCCACCTGGCCGGTCAGCAGGGCAGCATCATTAATATTGGTTCAACGCGGGCTTTCCAGTCGGAGCCGGATACGTTTGCCTATTCAGCTTCAAAGGGTGGTCTGCTGGCCCTGACGCATTCGCTGGCGGTGAGCCTGGGGCCCGACATCCGGGTCAACTGCATCAGCCCCGGCTGGATTGACGTGTCGGCGCTGCGCAAGAAAGCCAAAGCCAAATCCGACGAACTGCGGCCCGAAGATCACGCCCAGCACCCCGTTGGCCGGGTGGGTCAGGCCGACGACATTGCCCGGATGATTCTGTTTCTGATTGCCCCCGAAAATGGCTTCATTACCGGCCAGAATTTTACGGTCGATGGCGGTATGACCCGCAAAATGATATACGTCTGA
- a CDS encoding sialidase family protein: protein MPTLAKTPKGSVAMSWTEKDKDGTIFFYWAESTDKGQTFGDKKLIHSSAGIGNSRLMRPKLLFKKDGSMVAVFSLRGDESPAAQASASSATSHDAHEHSASHQGEKSANTSATKAPQGGGRPRDSKIVYCVSKDQGVTWTEPAPVHSDNTPNIVRGFFDAIVLANGEIGVAYLNDIEGKAHQRDLRFVVSKGDRFGAEKILDPFVCDCCNISLLVDNTGTLQLFYRENQDNIRDIARMSSTDNGVSFSKPGILFNDNWQINGCPHSGPTSSASAGNTLIAWFSGTKESPGIRVVNQKGKRLFVLDDPTARNAYLVPAKKSSVLLWEQNQEFGEGVASFIAYKDIKDAGAAETKFVKSSRNGTNASGLTVDNQLLIAYEVRNANNKNSIEWMSVDLQ, encoded by the coding sequence GTGCCCACACTGGCTAAAACCCCGAAAGGCAGCGTGGCTATGTCATGGACGGAAAAAGACAAAGATGGAACGATCTTTTTCTACTGGGCAGAATCAACCGACAAGGGTCAGACTTTTGGGGATAAAAAGCTAATCCATTCGTCGGCGGGTATTGGCAATTCCCGCCTGATGCGGCCTAAGCTGCTGTTCAAAAAAGACGGATCGATGGTAGCGGTCTTTTCACTCCGGGGGGACGAGTCGCCCGCAGCTCAGGCGTCTGCCAGCAGCGCAACATCCCACGACGCTCATGAGCATAGCGCGTCGCATCAGGGCGAAAAGTCAGCGAATACCAGCGCGACAAAAGCGCCCCAGGGTGGCGGCAGACCCCGGGATTCGAAGATCGTTTATTGTGTTTCCAAAGACCAAGGCGTTACGTGGACAGAGCCAGCCCCGGTTCACTCCGATAACACGCCGAATATTGTCAGAGGTTTTTTTGATGCCATTGTACTGGCCAATGGCGAAATAGGCGTAGCTTATCTGAACGATATTGAAGGAAAGGCCCATCAGCGCGACCTTCGGTTTGTGGTTTCGAAAGGAGATCGCTTTGGTGCCGAAAAAATTCTCGATCCCTTCGTGTGCGATTGCTGCAACATCAGCCTGCTCGTTGACAACACGGGGACGCTTCAACTCTTTTATCGGGAAAATCAGGACAATATCCGGGATATTGCCAGAATGAGTTCGACCGACAATGGTGTGAGCTTTTCTAAACCCGGAATCCTGTTCAATGACAACTGGCAGATTAACGGCTGCCCGCATTCCGGTCCAACGTCGAGTGCCAGTGCCGGAAACACGCTGATCGCCTGGTTCTCGGGTACGAAGGAATCTCCCGGTATCCGCGTAGTGAACCAGAAAGGCAAACGGCTCTTCGTGCTGGATGACCCGACCGCCCGCAACGCATACCTGGTGCCCGCTAAAAAATCGTCGGTTCTTCTATGGGAGCAGAATCAGGAATTTGGTGAGGGTGTGGCTTCGTTCATTGCCTACAAAGACATTAAGGACGCCGGAGCCGCGGAAACCAAGTTTGTCAAAAGCTCGCGAAACGGAACAAACGCCAGCGGACTGACCGTGGACAACCAATTGCTGATTGCCTACGAAGTGCGCAATGCCAATAATAAAAATTCCATCGAGTGGATGAGCGTCGATCTGCAGTAG